Within Spinacia oleracea cultivar Varoflay chromosome 4, BTI_SOV_V1, whole genome shotgun sequence, the genomic segment CTTGTTTACTGTTATGGTTGCATATTCAAGTATGTTTCTCAGGTGAGGCTGTGAACCTTTACATTGTGTTTCAGACATCAGAATTCTGCTTCAAAACACCCACTTATTACTGTCTTTTCTCTACTGTTTTACATAGAGCACTTTCTTCTGTTCTGATACGACATgctttatatattttaaaatttgaatttcaacaGCTTCTTTAGTTTGCTTGGAATTTTATGATTGTGAAATCCATAATTTACCATTTCGCTGGTACTTTTGCAGTATAAGAGGTGCCCAGTCACACTCATTCCCGCAGAAGTTGAGGACATTAGACGGCTCTTCCATGACATGTAGAGTATGGTATATGTTATGCCAAAATGCTTTTCTTTGGGcttattttcttttgttctcTGACCTGAAAAACGCTACAACATCTATATACAAAATTACCAATTCTACATAATTTATGAATTTCGTTGCAAATCTGTGTCCCTTTGAAATCTTAGCTAAGCATATATGATTGAGCATAAATGTGAAATAGTTTTCCCTAATAGCATATTTGACTGCTGCCTAGACACTTTGTAGAGGAAGAATCAATTGAATTGGGGAGCTAAGTTGTTGATATATTTATTTGATCGCTCACACAACGATGATATATCCGTAGCTCCATAGCCCTGAAAAAGCTTGACCAGAATAACAGGAAGCATTGTAGAAGTCCCGTCTCGTCCAATGGAAGCCATGAAAGCAGGCCGGGGCTTTTCGTATGAAGAGCATAGCTTCCATTTTCCCTAAAAGTATGCGCCAAGTAAAATTACTTTATAATTTTTGGTTGAGTGAAGAAATCCAAAGTCCCTCACGAGTCTGTCTTTCGTTGCCAATGCTGAATTGATCTATCATACAATGTTAAACTCGAAGGTGAAGTATTTAGTGAATACTAAACTTTGCTTGCTTCCTAACtgcaattttaattagaaaacCCATCAATATATACAAAAGGAGACTGACTGATATTTGGTATGATATTGGAGTTTGTTGTTTGTGTCATTTTACACTCTTTGGTACTAAAAGAAGTCACGACTTGAAGTGATTCTAAAATTTTTCCAAATTTATGTTACAAAAGCCGGCCACAAATGGGTTCTCTTCCGTAATACAAAGGCCATCAATTGTTGCCATCTAGATATTCAATTCAATTATCTAGTCAGGGAGGAGAAcaatagcagcagcaacaaAGTATTGGAGGCCTTGGTTTCTATTCTTGAAATTGCACTTTCTTGCTCCACTGAGCTCCCACAAGAAATTGTAGTTGATCGAGCAAGCAAACAAGATGATTGTAGTAGACATGTAGAACAAGAGGATTGTCTCTTTTTTTCCGATTATAAATGCCAACTTTTAAAAAACTTATACACCAATCATAAAAATCTTTAAGTTCAATCATGGGTTCGCAAGCTCAGGGCTCGATACATGATTCTTGTCTTCCTGGAAATTTGATTACAGACATAAAACTACCGAGTGTAGACCAGTTTATAACAACTTAAATTTTGTACAGGTTAGTTTCACTAAACGTAATTACAACTGATTTCAAGTAGAACAATGACTGTAGTGCACAGTTCAATGCTTGAATACTCCAACTAaacaaaccataattcatatgggaAGAATCCTGTTGTTTGATTTTCTACCGTGCATCACTCGTCCACCCGTGTGCACCTCAAACACATTCTGCACCATGTATAAAATAAACGCTTTGCACGTTCATTAAACTCGCGAATTACTTGGTCATACTTAGATTTTGTACTGATTTGCACTAATCAATCAATACAAAGAACAATAGAACACAACATCTTAGACTTGAATGGATAATCAATATAAAATTTAATGCAACTTTAACAATCCAATCAAAATAGTTACAAGGTTGGTTACACACTGtattacacacacacacacacacacacacattgtCACATCCACAGACCAAAGAATGAATGAAATGAAGATTTATTCAAGTGTCACACAGCTAAAACCTGTTGAGAATTGCCTTCTTTTTCGAGTGCTTTCTCTAATCTTGTTTCAAATGGTGTTGCATCCCAAATCACTTCAGCACTCTGCACATAAATTTTCAATTCACAGCAACACCCATAATCAAAGAAATTAATCCTCTAAAAAAATGATTGTGATAAAAAGACAGTTAGGTTTAGGTTAGGTTAGGTTGTCAGACAAACCTCTCTGAATCTGCTTTTGGTACTTGTTGTGCTTGATCCAGAATCAGTAGTCTGTGCAGTGTGACTCCAGTAACTCCCAACAGTGCCAATGATGGGCATCTCTTCAGGACTCTTACTAGGTGATTTTCGTGGCGAGGTAGTAGCCGAATGCTGCCGCAGTTCCTCCAAAGTTAAGGCCCCTAAAATGGGTCTATCCTCAAATTTGTTGGGTGAAACTGTTTTCCTATCAGATGGTGAGTTCCCCACTGAAACTGAGCTGTTTCTGCTGTTATTCTTGGGTGTTCCTTCTGAACACATTAGCCAGCTAGAAAGACTTGTATCAACTCCAACTTCTAGCTCTGAAACTACCGCCTTTTTAACAGGAAAGCTAAAATCTTGACCTGAAATTATGTTCTCCTTTGCTTGAGATTGATCTTTTGATGCAAGCTTTGATCTTGCCTTGATAAACTTCCACTGACTAAGATTCTCAACTGGGTTCAACACTGATTCAACGTAATTAACAGCATTGTGATCAAATTTGCCTGTATTGGACTCATTTGGAGATGAATTCTTGATGGGCATTGGGCTATTCACCTCTTTATCCCCTGTTTCTGATCCAATACCCTGCTTCCTAGAGTCTAACGACAGAGAAAACAGGGATTCTGATGACTGTTCATGTTTATCATTCTTAACTTCACTTTCcacttcttcatcttcatcatcagtataataatcatcatcatcattttcACTTTCATCAGATGATActaaatcatcaaattcatcatcactatccctACAGTTTTGATACCGGTGATCAGTAGGGAAAGAAAATAAGCTTGATGAGCTTGAATCCGAATTACATTGGATACCAAAACCACCCTTTCCTTTTTTAATTTGcacttcctcttcctcttcctcttcctcatCCTCGTCGAAATCATCATTCACTTCCTCCTCGGTTCGAAAATCTTCATAGATTCTCACATTTAAATCAAATGTTACTTTCTTCCTCTCACTCGAATTTGCCTTTTCGAGTTTCTCTTCTCTAAaacaacacaaaaacaaaaacacggTATCAAGAACCAGCAAATTAATCATCAAATAAACTAAAATCTTGGCAAAATACTACTCGTAAAAGGCTTACTTTGAATCAGGTGTAAGCTCAATTTGATTTTCACCCTTTTGttctgcttctttttcttttacttcTCCTTGTTCTTCAGTCAATTGGGGTACTTGGAAACCTTCAACAGATTCATATGTCTGTAGCTGAttaaaaaacacaaaattaCAAAGTTGAATCAAAACAAACGgacaaaaaatcaacaaaaaacccTGAATGCCAATACAAGTGTAAATGAAATAATCAAACATACATACATGATGAAGAAGGGAAGAAGGGCTGGTTTTAACAGGTCGTCTTCGACGTCGGCGAGAGCGCTTGCAAGTGCCAAAACAGGTGGTAAAACAGCCCATTTTTTATCAGAATTGATCAAAATGATTACTCCTAGTTGATCAATATCGGATGAGAAAAATGGTGAAGATTTAGAAGAGAAGTTTAATGTgatttggagagagaaagaggctATGAATCTGAGATTACGATCAGATTAAGAGAGAATTAGAGGAAGAATTACATTGTCTTTTTAGGAGGAGTAAAGTATGATTCTTCTGGGTTCAGGATTTTGAGGAAGGTTTTGGAGTTGTGGAGTTTGCTGGATTAATTTGTCTTTTTCTTGAGTTTAGAAATATTACCGTTACAAAAGTGTAGACTGTACAGGACTAGCTATTGAGCCGTTGGTGGTATGTATTTCATCTATATTCCCTTTGTTTGTTTGTTCCAGCTTAGCCCAGCCCATTAAGATTGACAATGAAGCCCGATCCAGCCCGACCTAGGCACCTAACCCGGCCCAATGAACCTGTCTAGTTGGAGTAGAGATGACCACAATTCGGActcctcttttcttttcttttctttttttttttttttggaactaaTTATCCGGACTTTTCTAAGTTAACCACGATCCATCATCCTGTTTATCTCAGTAAATTGAGTCTGATCTAGTTATAGCCCAACACAATCAAGCTTCCACAGTGGATAGGTCGTGGTTCAAATTTTGCTCTACGGTTATGTTGTACCCATTTCCCAACCAAGACAAACCCTTCATGAACTCAGCACAACCCGATACATGACTCGATTAACCCACGACTCAGCCCAAAGCTAGGTCAGTCATTTTGAACCTACACCACCTTGCCCAAACTTTGTATGAAGCAACCACATATCCTAAACCCTCTAAAAGCAAGAAGTTCCTCTTTGGATAAGTGGATTGACTGTCTCGCCCTTCAAATTCTTCTTTGATAAAAAATTAGAAGTTTCTTAAGAAAAGTGTATTGAACTATTAACCCTTACACACTACAACAACAACTTACACCTCTACTTTTGACACCTCCCTTGCCACTGTTGTTTAGGCACCTACTTTTgtctatcctttttttttttgtctcccATGAGTATGCATGAGTAGGGATGGCAACGAGTTGGACTTTGACATATCTGAATCTGACCCAATTACTAATGGGACCTAAAATCCAACTCCGACTTCGACCCCGAAACCCTCAAATCCGACTCTGTCAAGTCCGACTTCGAACCCGAACCGACTCGTTTCCATATTTAATCAACAttttatattcatttaatttgaattttatttaacataaaaattcTCATCCACTGATATAAGCATAATTAGAAGGAGTTTGGACTAAAGAATTAAACTATGTAATCCAAGAAAAATTAATActccataaaaataaaaatatgctACAGGTCACCGTTTCTAAGAAAATCCAACGACATAAATTTACATTTGAGAAATGAAATATAAACACGTACttactgtaaaaaaaaaatgctcCGTAGTTGTAATACCCTgtatttttaagtaattataaTGTATTTGATTATATTTATTatgcattttattatttttataaattaaagtggcatttaaatatttatttaaatgtattatatcgattaaaaatatttattatttttaattagaataaaatgatttttattttagttgGGGCAATTTAATTGGGTTTAGAAAACAAAACGATTTTAAATTATTCTGGCCCAATCCAATTTCAATTGTCAGCCCAAACAAATAAGCAAGCTCATTCTCGTTTGATGAAGCCCATCAGTGAGTTTCCTAACCCTAGCCCATCTAGGAAACGAAACCTATAAATACTCCCCTTATGTTTCATAAATCCCCCACACtcattaatttcataaaccctcaCAAAATCTCTCCCTCACTTCTCTCCCTTTCACTCGGCCCTCTCCCTTCCGTCGAGCCGAGCACCCGCGCCCAGCAGCACTCGCTCCCAGCCCTCGCCCTGCCGCCTGCTTCTCGGTGCCCCGTGCCCTCGTGCCCTGCTGCTTGCCCCGCGCCCACGCCCTGCCTTCGCGCAGCGCGCACATCACTACGCACAGCACTGCACGCACAGCAGCACCGCCGTGCCTCTCCTCCTTTGCTTCTTTCCCGGTCGTCCGACAACCACCTTCCCCGTCTCCGTGCTTTAAGTCATCCGGTATGATTTACCTTCTTCCTAACCTATCtctatttaaattatgttttcaaattgtgattatttatttgattaatgatttaaattatttttgggattggttatgaacaccaaagttgaggatttttGATGTTGGATTATTGATGTTGAATTCAATTATAGAagttgtaattttcagatttaaattATCAAAT encodes:
- the LOC110803547 gene encoding uncharacterized protein isoform X2, translating into MGCFTTCFGTCKRSRRRRRRPVKTSPSSLLHHTYESVEGFQVPQLTEEQGEVKEKEAEQKGENQIELTPDSKEEKLEKANSSERKKVTFDLNVRIYEDFRTEEEVNDDFDEDEEEEEEEEVQIKKGKGGFGIQCNSDSSSSSLFSFPTDHRYQNCRDSDDEFDDLVSSDESENDDDDYYTDDEDEEVESEVKNDKHEQSSESLFSLSLDSRKQGIGSETGDKEVNSPMPIKNSSPNESNTGKFDHNAVNYVESVLNPVENLSQWKFIKARSKLASKDQSQAKENIISGQDFSFPVKKAVVSELEVGVDTSLSSWLMCSEGTPKNNSRNSSVSVGNSPSDRKTVSPNKFEDRPILGALTLEELRQHSATTSPRKSPSKSPEEMPIIGTVGSYWSHTAQTTDSGSSTTSTKSRFRESAEVIWDATPFETRLEKALEKEGNSQQNVFEVHTGGRVMHGRKSNNRILPI
- the LOC110803547 gene encoding suppressor protein SRP40 isoform X1 gives rise to the protein MGCFTTCFGTCKRSRRRRRRPVKTSPSSLLHHLQTYESVEGFQVPQLTEEQGEVKEKEAEQKGENQIELTPDSKEEKLEKANSSERKKVTFDLNVRIYEDFRTEEEVNDDFDEDEEEEEEEEVQIKKGKGGFGIQCNSDSSSSSLFSFPTDHRYQNCRDSDDEFDDLVSSDESENDDDDYYTDDEDEEVESEVKNDKHEQSSESLFSLSLDSRKQGIGSETGDKEVNSPMPIKNSSPNESNTGKFDHNAVNYVESVLNPVENLSQWKFIKARSKLASKDQSQAKENIISGQDFSFPVKKAVVSELEVGVDTSLSSWLMCSEGTPKNNSRNSSVSVGNSPSDRKTVSPNKFEDRPILGALTLEELRQHSATTSPRKSPSKSPEEMPIIGTVGSYWSHTAQTTDSGSSTTSTKSRFRESAEVIWDATPFETRLEKALEKEGNSQQNVFEVHTGGRVMHGRKSNNRILPI